From a single Loigolactobacillus coryniformis subsp. coryniformis KCTC 3167 = DSM 20001 genomic region:
- a CDS encoding SDR family oxidoreductase, whose translation MKYAITGATGHFGQLALKELLKLTASQNIIAIARNVAKAKKLLPQGIEIRQADYTDETTMANALQGVDRLLFISSLPGESVARAVQHQNVVNALVAAHVKFVAYTSFPNAQNSISALASDHRITETAIKNSGVAHAFLRNNWYLENEIGFLQSGAANQTAAYWASGKAGWALEREFAAAAAKVLTLNEPKEVYEFAGPARSYAELGAALQQATGHHFAVKQMTTAEYQNNLVATGLDANTAALFASFQEPINDGSLNETTIDLPAVLGHELTSLPEAINEIIKRN comes from the coding sequence ATGAAATATGCAATTACTGGCGCAACTGGGCACTTTGGACAACTTGCGCTCAAGGAACTTTTAAAACTTACCGCCAGTCAGAATATCATCGCAATCGCACGCAACGTCGCTAAGGCTAAGAAATTATTACCACAAGGTATTGAGATCCGACAAGCCGATTATACCGATGAAACAACTATGGCAAACGCCTTACAGGGCGTCGACCGCTTACTTTTCATTTCCTCACTACCAGGTGAGTCAGTCGCTCGTGCTGTCCAACATCAAAATGTGGTTAACGCTTTAGTCGCAGCGCATGTAAAATTTGTTGCTTACACTAGTTTTCCTAATGCCCAAAATTCAATTAGCGCCTTAGCCAGCGATCATAGAATCACTGAAACTGCTATTAAAAACAGTGGCGTCGCCCATGCATTTTTACGTAATAATTGGTATTTAGAAAACGAAATCGGCTTTTTACAAAGTGGCGCCGCAAATCAAACCGCTGCTTACTGGGCAAGTGGTAAAGCTGGCTGGGCACTAGAACGTGAATTTGCCGCAGCCGCCGCTAAAGTGTTAACATTAAATGAGCCAAAAGAAGTTTACGAATTCGCCGGTCCAGCACGGTCCTATGCTGAACTAGGCGCAGCTCTGCAACAAGCCACTGGTCATCATTTTGCGGTCAAACAAATGACGACAGCTGAATATCAGAATAACTTAGTGGCCACTGGACTAGATGCCAATACGGCTGCGCTTTTTGCTTCATTCCAAGAACCAATCAATGATGGTTCCTTAAACGAAACAACAATTGATCTGCCAGCGGTTCTGGGGCATGAATTAACTAGTCTGCCGGAAGCAATTAATGAAATTATTAAGCGAAATTAG
- a CDS encoding Rrf2 family transcriptional regulator produces MKYSHKLSDAIHILAYLIICKDGDLSSKAIAASIEANASVVRNLMSDLRKAGLINTKPGSATTTLSVAPDQITILNVYQAITMDHNLLHIDPKTNPQCIVGGNIQETLNMYYADIEATAFQRMNEITLQNITEDILAREHMKS; encoded by the coding sequence GTGAAGTACTCACACAAGTTAAGTGACGCAATTCATATTCTGGCCTATTTGATCATCTGTAAAGACGGTGATCTTTCTAGTAAGGCGATTGCTGCAAGTATCGAAGCAAATGCCAGTGTTGTCCGTAATTTAATGTCTGATCTAAGAAAAGCTGGTTTGATCAATACCAAACCTGGCAGTGCCACCACTACACTGAGTGTGGCGCCCGATCAAATCACCATTTTAAACGTCTATCAAGCAATCACCATGGATCACAACCTACTGCATATCGATCCTAAAACTAATCCTCAATGTATCGTTGGTGGGAATATTCAAGAAACACTAAACATGTATTATGCTGACATTGAAGCAACAGCCTTTCAGCGGATGAACGAAATTACGCTGCAGAATATTACGGAGGACATTTTAGCTCGTGAGCACATGAAATCGTAA
- a CDS encoding ArgE/DapE family deacylase, with the protein MDKRKALILLQELLKIKSVNNHEAQVADYIKLLFDQYPAAQVTEVNYAPGRSNLVITIHGDQPGKTLGLSGHLDVVSPGDISAWHHPPFAGEMDTDNVYGRGASDMKGGLAALIYVLLDLLAEKRSFAGTIRLFATVGEETGNYGAAQLTRQGFADELDALIVAEPSNLQVEYTHRGVIDYEVSATGKAAHSANPAAGNNAIDQLFRFYEAITTLMTPKTKVDPVLGPLLHNVTQIAGGEQINSIPARARLYGNIRTTPLYPNQPLMAEIEALVAELNQQPENELQLTYHYPESPLPGNPQAPFVQLFRKVATHTLGHKVAVVGDSGATDASEFIRAAQKFPVVIFGPGNDSGHQADEYVAIKDYTAAITIYQQVILQFLR; encoded by the coding sequence ATGGACAAGCGCAAAGCATTGATTTTATTGCAAGAGCTATTAAAAATTAAATCGGTGAATAATCATGAAGCCCAAGTGGCTGACTATATTAAATTGTTATTCGATCAATATCCAGCAGCACAAGTAACAGAAGTTAATTACGCGCCAGGTCGTTCTAATTTAGTGATCACGATCCATGGTGATCAACCGGGTAAAACACTCGGTCTATCTGGTCATTTGGATGTGGTTTCGCCAGGGGACATCAGTGCTTGGCATCATCCACCATTTGCGGGGGAAATGGATACGGATAATGTTTACGGACGTGGTGCCAGTGATATGAAAGGTGGGCTCGCGGCCTTGATCTACGTGCTGCTAGATTTATTAGCTGAGAAACGTAGCTTTGCCGGGACGATACGTTTGTTTGCTACCGTTGGTGAGGAAACTGGTAATTACGGTGCAGCACAATTGACACGGCAAGGCTTTGCCGATGAGCTGGATGCATTGATCGTTGCTGAACCAAGTAATCTGCAAGTTGAATATACGCATCGTGGTGTGATCGATTATGAAGTATCGGCTACAGGGAAAGCAGCGCACAGCGCTAATCCAGCAGCCGGCAACAATGCCATTGATCAGCTATTTCGTTTTTATGAAGCAATCACAACGTTGATGACACCGAAAACGAAGGTCGATCCAGTATTGGGACCACTTTTACATAATGTGACGCAAATCGCTGGCGGTGAGCAGATCAATTCAATTCCTGCGCGGGCACGATTATATGGTAATATTCGCACGACGCCATTGTATCCCAATCAACCGTTGATGGCGGAGATCGAAGCATTAGTAGCCGAACTTAATCAGCAACCGGAAAATGAGCTACAATTAACGTATCATTATCCAGAAAGTCCGTTACCTGGTAATCCGCAGGCCCCATTTGTTCAGTTGTTCCGTAAGGTAGCGACGCATACATTAGGCCATAAAGTTGCGGTGGTTGGTGATAGTGGCGCCACGGATGCCTCGGAATTCATTCGGGCAGCACAAAAATTTCCCGTAGTTATTTTTGGTCCTGGGAATGATAGTGGCCATCAAGCCGATGAATATGTAGCGATCAAGGACTATACAGCAGCCATTACGATCTATCAACAAGTTATTTTACAATTTTTACGATAA
- a CDS encoding IS30 family transposase: MGTTILSFEDRVVIETLHHEKHSLQYIADYLGFSKTTIFNEVHRLAGEYHAVKAQTDHEVKLSHRGRKTILTTNLKRLIEEKIKIQKWSIEQVAHVVRIAYKTIYNWIDQGLLDINVTDLPDHGIRRKRSKETRGSFSHGRSIEDRPAEISDRNTSGHFEADTVLSGKRKGQAVATFVERKSRLTIVKRLNGRDSTSMTKAILELANQLGDNLKTLTVDHGKEFANYNLIEEQAGVPLYFAHAYSPHERGSNENRNRVLRRFIPKGQPIDEITDDELIQINWYLNSRPLKCLNWRTPIEIFLRNLRY, encoded by the coding sequence ATGGGCACCACTATTTTATCATTTGAAGACCGCGTTGTCATCGAAACACTTCATCATGAAAAGCACTCACTTCAATATATTGCCGATTATTTAGGCTTTAGTAAAACCACTATCTTTAATGAGGTTCATCGCTTAGCTGGTGAGTATCACGCAGTTAAGGCTCAAACTGACCATGAAGTTAAACTTAGTCATCGTGGTCGTAAAACCATCTTAACGACTAACCTAAAGCGATTGATTGAAGAAAAAATCAAGATCCAAAAATGGTCAATTGAACAAGTGGCTCATGTAGTTAGAATTGCCTACAAAACCATCTATAACTGGATTGATCAGGGACTACTGGATATTAATGTGACTGATTTACCTGACCATGGTATTCGTCGCAAACGATCTAAAGAAACCCGTGGTAGTTTTAGTCATGGACGTTCCATCGAAGATCGTCCAGCTGAAATTTCTGATCGTAATACTTCAGGTCACTTCGAAGCTGATACAGTTTTATCTGGAAAACGTAAAGGTCAAGCAGTAGCTACGTTTGTCGAGCGTAAGAGTCGGCTTACCATCGTTAAACGGCTTAATGGACGAGATAGTACTTCAATGACCAAGGCTATTTTAGAATTGGCTAACCAGTTAGGAGATAATCTCAAGACCCTTACTGTTGACCATGGGAAAGAATTCGCCAACTACAATTTGATTGAAGAACAGGCCGGTGTTCCGCTGTACTTTGCGCACGCTTATTCGCCACATGAACGAGGCAGTAATGAAAATCGCAACCGAGTACTACGCCGCTTCATTCCCAAAGGTCAACCGATTGATGAGATTACCGATGATGAATTGATTCAAATTAACTGGTATTTGAATTCCCGACCACTCAAATGTTTAAATTGGCGAACACCGATTGAGATCTTTTTGCGTAATCTGCGTTACTAA